One Scophthalmus maximus strain ysfricsl-2021 chromosome 1, ASM2237912v1, whole genome shotgun sequence genomic region harbors:
- the LOC118308973 gene encoding macrophage mannose receptor 1, with amino-acid sequence MTGNRFNMMKRSQILCLIFISGFSFFTVGTPDFHLIELSKTYGEAKSYCRDMYTDLATVHNFADMNNLVTLVSNAVARAWIGLENGNVWMWHWSLPDYELDFLNWKAGEPQNNFQNQCAAMDQHGKWFESDCRITRSFVCHGVGESKGLVFVANTQSWRDAQNHCRSLSSDLVGIHSAKENEAVLNVSVSQNVWIGLFKDPWKWSDGSNSSFRNWKPIQPDYNVDRDCVAAIFKDAGQWNDLKCSTRRNFVCHGASKLIPTTTKPASTKETLTTNQLPTNMTAPPNTSSQGVTATFTFTTSTKQPNTTNVTTEGETTATGLTTPNTTDVVYSTLSTEVNSTTGVQVTTYDVSASTAQNTTQLSTITSTENSQFLPPGNLILIQQNRTWIEAMSYCREHHHDLVHITTNNIQEQVAERAKNATSAHVWLGLRYTCKFNFWFWTKSNSGCYQNWAPGQGSERTYDCGVTGAIEATGRQQWVGMPNTEKLNFICTACVG; translated from the exons ATGACTGGAAACAGATTCAACATGATGAAAAGGAGTCAAATTCTGTGTCTGATTTTTATCTCAG GATTCAGCTTCTTCACAGTGGGAACTCCAGACTTTCACCTTATTGAACTTTCAAAGACCTATGGAGAAGCAAAGAGCTATTGCAGAGACATGTACACTGATTTGGCAACAGTTCACAACTTTGCAGATATGAATAATTTGGTCACTTTAGTTTCAAATGCCGTTGCCAGAGCCTGGATAGGACTGGAGAACGGAAATGTGTGGATGTGGCACTGGTCCTTGCCTGATTATGAACTGGATTTTTTAAACTGGAAGGCAGGAGAGCCGcaaaacaattttcaaaatCAGTGTGCAGCAATGGATCAACACGGCAAGTGGTTTGAAAGTGACTGTCGAATTACAAGAAGTTTTGTTTGTCATG GTGTCGGTGAATCTAAGGGTCTTGTATTTGTTGCAAACACCCAATCGTGGAGGGACGCTCAGAATCACTGCAGGAGCTTATCGTCTGATCTGGTTGGCATACACTCAGCGAAAGAGAATGAGGCTGTActtaatgtgtctgtgtcacaaAATGTGTGGATCGGCCTCTTCAAAGATCCCTGGAAGTGGTCAGATGGGAGCAACTCATCATTTCGTAACTGGAAACCTATACAGCCTGACTACAATGTCGATAGGGATTGTGTGGCTGCTATATTTAAAGATGCAGGGCAGTGGAATGACCTGAAATGCAGTACCAGACGCAACTTTGTTTGTCATGGGG CAAGCAAGTTGATTCCGACAACCACCAAGCCGGCAAGTACCAAGGAGACCTTAACAACAAATCAACTGCCAACCAACATGACGGCTCCTCCAAATACTTCATCTCAAGGGGTCACAGCAACATTTACTTTCACTACTTCTACCAAACAGCCAAACACTACTAATGTTACCACCGAAGGAGAAACAACTGCCACTGGACTGACAACACCAAATACTACAGATGTTGTATACAGCACCTTGAGCACTGAGGTCAACAGTACAACTGGTGTGCAAGTGACCACATATGATGTTTCTGCATCAACAGCCCAGAACACAACACAGCTTTCAACAATAACGTCCACGGAAAACAGTCAGTTTTTACCTCCAG GAAATCTGATTCTGATCCAGCAAAACCGGACATGGATTGAAGCTATGAGTTACTGTAGGGAGCACCATCATGACCTTGTCCATATTACCACAAACAACATTCAAGAGCAGGTGGCTGAAAGGGCAAAGAACGCCACTTCAGCGCACGTGTGGCTCGGCCTACGCTACACCTGCAAatttaacttctggttctggacCAAGTCAAATTCTGGCTGTTACCAGAACTGGGCTCCCGGACAAGGATCTGAGAGGACATATGACTGTGGTGTGACAGGTGCCATTGAGGCCACTGGGAGGCAGCAGTGGGTTGGCATGCCTAATACAGAGAAACTGAATTTTATCTGCACTGCATGTGTTGGCTGA
- the rxrbb gene encoding retinoic acid receptor RXR-beta-B isoform X2 gives MSSQQHNSSASNSPTNILGSPFSVISPSLNSPVVSPSLGFGPISNSQISSSASISGMHSISSSEDIKPPFGLRPMPSHSPGIMLSQKRLCVICGDRSSGKHYGVYSCEGCKGFFKRTVRKDLSYTCRDNKECLVDKRQRNRCQYCRYQKCLAMGMKREVIKHVKWIKEDGKDEGWMTVQEERQRNREREGELEFSVGVNEEMPVEKILEAETAVEQKTELHHDGGSAGNSPHDAVTNICQTADKQLFALVEWAKRIPHFSELPLDDQVILLRAGWNELLIASFSHRSIAMKDGVLLASELQRDSAHSAGVGAIFDRESVQSAEVGAIFDRVLTELVNKMRDMQMDKTELGCLRAIVLFNPDAKGLSNTSEVELLREKVYASLESYCKQKYPEQQGRFAKLLLRLPALRSIGLKCLEHLFFFKLIGDTPIDTFLMEMLEAPHQLS, from the exons ATGTCctcacagcagcacaacagcTCAGCCTCCAACAGTCCTACCAACATCTTGGGTTCTCCCTTCTCAGTTATTAGTCCCTCGCTTAACTCCCCCGTGGTCTCACCCTCTCTGGGATTCGGACCCATCAGCAACAGTCAG ATCTCTTCCTCAGCCTCCATATCGGGGATGCACTCGATCAGCAGCTCAGAGGATATCAAGCCTCCATTTGGCTTGAGGCCTATGCCATCTCACAGCCCTGGAATAATGTTGTCTCAGAAACGCTTGTGTGTCATCTGTGGGGACCGCTCTTCTG GCAAACACTATGGAGTGTACAGCTGTGAGGGTTGCAAAGGTTTCTTCAAACGCACTGTGCGTAAAGACCTGAGCTACACCTGCAGGGATAACAAAGAGTGCCTGGTCGACAAACGCCAGCGCAATCGCTGCCAGTACTGCCGCTACCAGAAGTGCCTGGCCATGGGCATGAAGAGGGAAG TGATCAAACATGTAAAATGGATTAAAGAAGATGGAAAAGATGAGGGATGGATGA CGGTCCAGGAGGAGCGCCAGAGGAACCGAGAGCGCGAAGGAGAGCTGGAGTTCAGTGTCGGGGTGAACGAGGAGATGCCCGTGGAGAAGATCTTGGAGGCGGAGACTGCAGTGGAGCAGAAGACTGAGCTTCATCACGATGGAGGCTCTGCAGGCAACTCT CCCCACGATGCAGTTACCAACATCTGTCAGACTGCAGACAAACAACTGTTTGCCCTGGTGGAGTGGGCAAAGAGAATCCCTCATTTCTCCGAACTGCCCCTTGATGACCAGGTCATCCTCCTCCGTGCAG GGTGGAACGAGCTCCTCATCGCCTCGTTCTCCCATCGCTCCATTGCCATGAAGGACGGGGTCCTCCTGGCCTCTGAGCTGCAGCGCGACAGTGCACACAGCGCAGGAGTGGGAGCTATTTTTGACAG GGAAAGTGTGCAGAGTGCAGAGGTCGGCGCCATATTTGACAg GGTTCTTACTGAGCTCGTCAATAAAATGAGAGATATGCAAATGGACAAAACAGAGCTGGGCTGCCTCCGAGCCATCGTCCTCTTCAACCCAG ATGCTAAAGGGCTTTCCAACACCAGTGAGGTGGAGCTCCTGAGAGAAAAGGTCTATGCATCATTGGAATCCTACTGCAAACAGAAATACCCAGAGCAGCAGGGAAG GTTTGCCAAGCTCCTTCTTCGACTGCCGGCACTAAGATCCATTGGCTTGAAGTGCTTGGagcatctcttcttcttcaagcTGATCGGTGACACGCCTATTGACACTTTCCTCATGGAAATGCTTGAAGCTCCCCATCAGTTGTCTTAG
- the rxrbb gene encoding retinoic acid receptor RXR-beta-B isoform X4 yields MSSQQHNSSASNSPTNILGSPFSVISPSLNSPVVSPSLGFGPISNSQISSSASISGMHSISSSEDIKPPFGLRPMPSHSPGIMLSQKRLCVICGDRSSGKHYGVYSCEGCKGFFKRTVRKDLSYTCRDNKECLVDKRQRNRCQYCRYQKCLAMGMKREAVQEERQRNREREGELEFSVGVNEEMPVEKILEAETAVEQKTELHHDGGSAGNSPHDAVTNICQTADKQLFALVEWAKRIPHFSELPLDDQVILLRAGWNELLIASFSHRSIAMKDGVLLASELQRDSAHSAGVGAIFDRESVQSAEVGAIFDRVLTELVNKMRDMQMDKTELGCLRAIVLFNPDAKGLSNTSEVELLREKVYASLESYCKQKYPEQQGRFAKLLLRLPALRSIGLKCLEHLFFFKLIGDTPIDTFLMEMLEAPHQLS; encoded by the exons ATGTCctcacagcagcacaacagcTCAGCCTCCAACAGTCCTACCAACATCTTGGGTTCTCCCTTCTCAGTTATTAGTCCCTCGCTTAACTCCCCCGTGGTCTCACCCTCTCTGGGATTCGGACCCATCAGCAACAGTCAG ATCTCTTCCTCAGCCTCCATATCGGGGATGCACTCGATCAGCAGCTCAGAGGATATCAAGCCTCCATTTGGCTTGAGGCCTATGCCATCTCACAGCCCTGGAATAATGTTGTCTCAGAAACGCTTGTGTGTCATCTGTGGGGACCGCTCTTCTG GCAAACACTATGGAGTGTACAGCTGTGAGGGTTGCAAAGGTTTCTTCAAACGCACTGTGCGTAAAGACCTGAGCTACACCTGCAGGGATAACAAAGAGTGCCTGGTCGACAAACGCCAGCGCAATCGCTGCCAGTACTGCCGCTACCAGAAGTGCCTGGCCATGGGCATGAAGAGGGAAG CGGTCCAGGAGGAGCGCCAGAGGAACCGAGAGCGCGAAGGAGAGCTGGAGTTCAGTGTCGGGGTGAACGAGGAGATGCCCGTGGAGAAGATCTTGGAGGCGGAGACTGCAGTGGAGCAGAAGACTGAGCTTCATCACGATGGAGGCTCTGCAGGCAACTCT CCCCACGATGCAGTTACCAACATCTGTCAGACTGCAGACAAACAACTGTTTGCCCTGGTGGAGTGGGCAAAGAGAATCCCTCATTTCTCCGAACTGCCCCTTGATGACCAGGTCATCCTCCTCCGTGCAG GGTGGAACGAGCTCCTCATCGCCTCGTTCTCCCATCGCTCCATTGCCATGAAGGACGGGGTCCTCCTGGCCTCTGAGCTGCAGCGCGACAGTGCACACAGCGCAGGAGTGGGAGCTATTTTTGACAG GGAAAGTGTGCAGAGTGCAGAGGTCGGCGCCATATTTGACAg GGTTCTTACTGAGCTCGTCAATAAAATGAGAGATATGCAAATGGACAAAACAGAGCTGGGCTGCCTCCGAGCCATCGTCCTCTTCAACCCAG ATGCTAAAGGGCTTTCCAACACCAGTGAGGTGGAGCTCCTGAGAGAAAAGGTCTATGCATCATTGGAATCCTACTGCAAACAGAAATACCCAGAGCAGCAGGGAAG GTTTGCCAAGCTCCTTCTTCGACTGCCGGCACTAAGATCCATTGGCTTGAAGTGCTTGGagcatctcttcttcttcaagcTGATCGGTGACACGCCTATTGACACTTTCCTCATGGAAATGCTTGAAGCTCCCCATCAGTTGTCTTAG
- the rxrbb gene encoding retinoic acid receptor RXR-beta-B isoform X1, whose product MSSQQHNSSASNSPTNILGSPFSVISPSLNSPVVSPSLGFGPISNSQISSSASISGMHSISSSEDIKPPFGLRPMPSHSPGIMLSQKRLCVICGDRSSGKHYGVYSCEGCKGFFKRTVRKDLSYTCRDNKECLVDKRQRNRCQYCRYQKCLAMGMKREGMQETVIKHVKWIKEDGKDEGWMTVQEERQRNREREGELEFSVGVNEEMPVEKILEAETAVEQKTELHHDGGSAGNSPHDAVTNICQTADKQLFALVEWAKRIPHFSELPLDDQVILLRAGWNELLIASFSHRSIAMKDGVLLASELQRDSAHSAGVGAIFDRESVQSAEVGAIFDRVLTELVNKMRDMQMDKTELGCLRAIVLFNPDAKGLSNTSEVELLREKVYASLESYCKQKYPEQQGRFAKLLLRLPALRSIGLKCLEHLFFFKLIGDTPIDTFLMEMLEAPHQLS is encoded by the exons ATGTCctcacagcagcacaacagcTCAGCCTCCAACAGTCCTACCAACATCTTGGGTTCTCCCTTCTCAGTTATTAGTCCCTCGCTTAACTCCCCCGTGGTCTCACCCTCTCTGGGATTCGGACCCATCAGCAACAGTCAG ATCTCTTCCTCAGCCTCCATATCGGGGATGCACTCGATCAGCAGCTCAGAGGATATCAAGCCTCCATTTGGCTTGAGGCCTATGCCATCTCACAGCCCTGGAATAATGTTGTCTCAGAAACGCTTGTGTGTCATCTGTGGGGACCGCTCTTCTG GCAAACACTATGGAGTGTACAGCTGTGAGGGTTGCAAAGGTTTCTTCAAACGCACTGTGCGTAAAGACCTGAGCTACACCTGCAGGGATAACAAAGAGTGCCTGGTCGACAAACGCCAGCGCAATCGCTGCCAGTACTGCCGCTACCAGAAGTGCCTGGCCATGGGCATGAAGAGGGAAGGTATGCAAGAAACAG TGATCAAACATGTAAAATGGATTAAAGAAGATGGAAAAGATGAGGGATGGATGA CGGTCCAGGAGGAGCGCCAGAGGAACCGAGAGCGCGAAGGAGAGCTGGAGTTCAGTGTCGGGGTGAACGAGGAGATGCCCGTGGAGAAGATCTTGGAGGCGGAGACTGCAGTGGAGCAGAAGACTGAGCTTCATCACGATGGAGGCTCTGCAGGCAACTCT CCCCACGATGCAGTTACCAACATCTGTCAGACTGCAGACAAACAACTGTTTGCCCTGGTGGAGTGGGCAAAGAGAATCCCTCATTTCTCCGAACTGCCCCTTGATGACCAGGTCATCCTCCTCCGTGCAG GGTGGAACGAGCTCCTCATCGCCTCGTTCTCCCATCGCTCCATTGCCATGAAGGACGGGGTCCTCCTGGCCTCTGAGCTGCAGCGCGACAGTGCACACAGCGCAGGAGTGGGAGCTATTTTTGACAG GGAAAGTGTGCAGAGTGCAGAGGTCGGCGCCATATTTGACAg GGTTCTTACTGAGCTCGTCAATAAAATGAGAGATATGCAAATGGACAAAACAGAGCTGGGCTGCCTCCGAGCCATCGTCCTCTTCAACCCAG ATGCTAAAGGGCTTTCCAACACCAGTGAGGTGGAGCTCCTGAGAGAAAAGGTCTATGCATCATTGGAATCCTACTGCAAACAGAAATACCCAGAGCAGCAGGGAAG GTTTGCCAAGCTCCTTCTTCGACTGCCGGCACTAAGATCCATTGGCTTGAAGTGCTTGGagcatctcttcttcttcaagcTGATCGGTGACACGCCTATTGACACTTTCCTCATGGAAATGCTTGAAGCTCCCCATCAGTTGTCTTAG
- the rxrbb gene encoding retinoic acid receptor RXR-beta-B isoform X3: MSSQQHNSSASNSPTNILGSPFSVISPSLNSPVVSPSLGFGPISNSQISSSASISGMHSISSSEDIKPPFGLRPMPSHSPGIMLSQKRLCVICGDRSSGKHYGVYSCEGCKGFFKRTVRKDLSYTCRDNKECLVDKRQRNRCQYCRYQKCLAMGMKREGMQETAVQEERQRNREREGELEFSVGVNEEMPVEKILEAETAVEQKTELHHDGGSAGNSPHDAVTNICQTADKQLFALVEWAKRIPHFSELPLDDQVILLRAGWNELLIASFSHRSIAMKDGVLLASELQRDSAHSAGVGAIFDRESVQSAEVGAIFDRVLTELVNKMRDMQMDKTELGCLRAIVLFNPDAKGLSNTSEVELLREKVYASLESYCKQKYPEQQGRFAKLLLRLPALRSIGLKCLEHLFFFKLIGDTPIDTFLMEMLEAPHQLS; encoded by the exons ATGTCctcacagcagcacaacagcTCAGCCTCCAACAGTCCTACCAACATCTTGGGTTCTCCCTTCTCAGTTATTAGTCCCTCGCTTAACTCCCCCGTGGTCTCACCCTCTCTGGGATTCGGACCCATCAGCAACAGTCAG ATCTCTTCCTCAGCCTCCATATCGGGGATGCACTCGATCAGCAGCTCAGAGGATATCAAGCCTCCATTTGGCTTGAGGCCTATGCCATCTCACAGCCCTGGAATAATGTTGTCTCAGAAACGCTTGTGTGTCATCTGTGGGGACCGCTCTTCTG GCAAACACTATGGAGTGTACAGCTGTGAGGGTTGCAAAGGTTTCTTCAAACGCACTGTGCGTAAAGACCTGAGCTACACCTGCAGGGATAACAAAGAGTGCCTGGTCGACAAACGCCAGCGCAATCGCTGCCAGTACTGCCGCTACCAGAAGTGCCTGGCCATGGGCATGAAGAGGGAAGGTATGCAAGAAACAG CGGTCCAGGAGGAGCGCCAGAGGAACCGAGAGCGCGAAGGAGAGCTGGAGTTCAGTGTCGGGGTGAACGAGGAGATGCCCGTGGAGAAGATCTTGGAGGCGGAGACTGCAGTGGAGCAGAAGACTGAGCTTCATCACGATGGAGGCTCTGCAGGCAACTCT CCCCACGATGCAGTTACCAACATCTGTCAGACTGCAGACAAACAACTGTTTGCCCTGGTGGAGTGGGCAAAGAGAATCCCTCATTTCTCCGAACTGCCCCTTGATGACCAGGTCATCCTCCTCCGTGCAG GGTGGAACGAGCTCCTCATCGCCTCGTTCTCCCATCGCTCCATTGCCATGAAGGACGGGGTCCTCCTGGCCTCTGAGCTGCAGCGCGACAGTGCACACAGCGCAGGAGTGGGAGCTATTTTTGACAG GGAAAGTGTGCAGAGTGCAGAGGTCGGCGCCATATTTGACAg GGTTCTTACTGAGCTCGTCAATAAAATGAGAGATATGCAAATGGACAAAACAGAGCTGGGCTGCCTCCGAGCCATCGTCCTCTTCAACCCAG ATGCTAAAGGGCTTTCCAACACCAGTGAGGTGGAGCTCCTGAGAGAAAAGGTCTATGCATCATTGGAATCCTACTGCAAACAGAAATACCCAGAGCAGCAGGGAAG GTTTGCCAAGCTCCTTCTTCGACTGCCGGCACTAAGATCCATTGGCTTGAAGTGCTTGGagcatctcttcttcttcaagcTGATCGGTGACACGCCTATTGACACTTTCCTCATGGAAATGCTTGAAGCTCCCCATCAGTTGTCTTAG